In Pseudomonadota bacterium, the DNA window GGTCTATGGCAAGATCGGTGAGGCGCTCACCAATTCTACCAACAAGAAGGTGCTTCTTACAGGCGAGTTACAGTCGGGCTATTCGGACCTGGCAGGATCTTTCGCAAAACAGTTTGGATTTTCGCAGGTCGTATGGGACCCGATGCAGCCGGTCGCGGTCGCAAAGGCTGCCGAGATGGTGTACGGCGTTTACGGTGTTCCGACCTTTGCTATCGATAAGGCCCAAGTTGTTGTTAACTTTGGCGCTGATTTTCTTGAGACCTGGGCCAATCCGGTAGGGTATGCGCGGCAGTGGGCCGATGCGCGTCGCGCAGAGAAGCCGCTTCGTTTCGTGCACGTTGAGCCACGCCTCTCCTTAACCGGAGCGAACGCCGATCTCTGGCTTAAATCCAACGTTGGTTCAGAGGCTCGCATAGCATTGTTCCTGATCGGAGCGATGCTTGAAAGGGGCCGCACCAAGGGCCTAAGTGAGGATGTTAAATCAAAGCTCACGCAACTTACCCGCGGGATCTCTCCAACAGAGATTGAGGAGCAGACCGGAATTCCAAAGGCTAAGCTGCTGCTTGTAGCAGAGTACCTGAGCGAGTCTGATTCATCCCTAGTATTAGCCGGTGGAGCAGCTACAGCAACGCAGGATCCGCTGCCGCTACTCGTCGCAGTTAATATCCTTAACGTGATGCTTGGTAACGTTGGCAAGACCATCGACATCGCAGCGGTTAGCACACCGAAATCCTCGGCAGCGCAACTTTCTGCTACTATCGATGATATGCAGGCAGGTAAGGTTGACCTGTTGATTACATGCGGCACTAATCCACAGTTCACCTTTCCAGATGCTTTTGGTTACGAGTACGCAGTTAATAGAGTTGGCATCAAGGGTGAGGGCAAGAAGGTCGGCTTAGTAGTGGCGCTCGCAAGCCACCTCGATGAGACCGCGCAGATGGCTGATTACGTTCTGCCAGTGCACACCTCGCTTGAGGATTGGGGCTACGTTACGCAGAGTAACGGTGGCGTCTCTCTGATGCAGCCAGCGATGCGGCAGATCTTTGATACAAAGAGCGTTGGAGATGTTCTGCTTACGCTCGCTTCACTTGCTAACAAGCAGATAGCCGGTGAGACAGCAACGTTTGATGCTTATGTAAAGTCGAGCTTTCTCAAGGCGACCGTTGGTAAGAGCCCCGTCGATAGCGAGAGCTTCTGGCGCGCCAGTCTTGAAAAGGGTGGGTACTTCCCAGACACAAACACAAACGGCTTGAGCAGTGTTACTCCAAGCATCAATCCAGCCGTATTCTCCCTAACCTTCGGTAAGAGCGTAAAGGCTTTGCATCACGGTGAACTTGCGCTCTATCCGTATCCATCGGTTAAGACCTTCGATGGTCGCGCAGCTAATCGACCATGGATGCAGGAGCTCTCAGATCCGATTACCCAGGCTGTATGGGGAGCATGGGCGGAGCTTCATCCAGATACCGCAAAGGATCTAGGCATCGCGCAAGGGGATGCTGTTATCGTTCGTACCGACAACGGAGAGGTGCATCTGCCTGCCTACGTCACCGAACACGTGCATGTCGGCATCGTAGCTATTCCGTTTGGACAGGGGCACTCGGCCTATGGCCGCTACGCACAGAACAGTGGCCAAGGTGGTAGCGTCTACTCGCTCATTTCAAAGGGGCTCGCGCGCGGTGTTGATACGCTCGCCTTTACTGGAGGTGCGGTTAAGGTTATGCGCGGCCTAGGCTCAGGTAACCTGGTTGTTACCCAGGAGTTTAGTTCACAGGAGGGACGCGAACTGGCCCGTACCACAATTATTACCGGCAAAGCGGCAGCGCATGCACACGGTGATGAGCATGCTGCTGGACACGGGGAACACCACGAACCCAAGCAGATGTATGAGCAGAGGGAGCATCCCCTTTATCAGTGGGGTATGACGATTGATCTCGCAGCATGTACCGGATGCTCAGCATGCGTTGTCGCATGCTCTGCCGAGAACAATATCCCGGTGGTTGGAAAGAAGGTCGTCTCGCAGGGTCGAGAGATGGCGTGGATCCGAATCGAGCGCTACTACGATAAGATTAAAACCGAGGATGGGGGTGAGGAGCTCAAGGTTAGCTTTATGCCGATGATGTGTCAGCACTGCCAAAACGCTCCGTGTGAGCCGGTTTGTCCAGTTTATGCCACCTACCATAACGAAGAGGGTATGAACGCAATGGTATACAACCGTTGCGTGGGAACTAGATACTGCGCCAACAACTGTTCGTACAAGGTTCGGCGCTTTAACTGGTTCCAATATGAGTGGCCTGAGCTGCTTGATTGGCAGCTTAATCCGGATGTGACCAAGAGGACCGCTGGTGTGATGGAGAAGTGCTCCTTCTGTGTTCAACGTATCGTTGGGGCTAAGGATATCGCTAAGGATCTTGGACGAATGGTTGAGGATGGAGAGATTACACCGGCATGCGTTCAAACCTGTCCAACACAGGCGCTGACCTTCGGTAACCTTAAGGATCCAAACAGTCGAGTAAGTAAGCTTGCTAAGCATGAGCGCGCATACAAGGTGCTAAATCACCACCTTAATACGCAGCCATCGGTGAGCTACCTTAATGATATTCGTTACAAGGCTTAGGGATTAGAGAGCTTCAGAAGAGAATCTTACGTATGAAACATAATCAGCACACGCATGACCCAAAGAAAGAAGCCCCGCTAACGTATGCCGAGGTTAACGATACGGTTCTCAAGATGCTTGAGCCACCAGGGACCGGCTGGTACATGTTGCTCTTTACCTGCCTAGCTTTTCTCGCCATGGGGGCTTCATGCTGGTTTTATCAGATGTGGAGCGGATTCGGTGAATCTGGCAAGAGCAGTCCGATCGGATGGGGAACCTACATTACGAACTTCGTATTCTGGGTCGGTATCGCACATTCCGGAACCCTTATCTCTGCAGTTCTCTATCTTTTTAGGGCCTCTTTTAGACAACCGATCTACCGATTGGCGGAGGCGATGACGGTATTCGCGGTTATGACCGCTGGACTATTTCCAATCATCCACCTTGGACGCCCATGGTATGCGCTCTGGCTTATGCCGTATCCGAATCAGAGAGCCCTTTGGCCGAACTTTCGCTCGCCTCTTCTCTGGGACGTATTCGCAGTGTCGACATACTTTACAATTTCAGCCACCTTTTTCTTTGTTGGACTTATCCCCGACATAGCGGCGGCGCGCGACCGTGCTACTACTAAGTTCCGCAAGGTTCTGTACGGTGTAACCTCTCTCGGTTGGCGTAATAGCCACACGCAGTGGAAGCACTATACAGCGGCGTATCTAATCTTCGCGGCTTTTGCTACACCGCTCGTAGTGTCGGTGCACTCGGTGGTATCATGGGACTTCGCGATGAGTATAGTTCCAGGCTGGCACACGACTATATTTCCGCCGTACTTCGTTGCAGGTGCTATCTTCTCTGGGGTTGGCATGGTTATCACGCTAATTATCCCGTTGCGGAAGGCTTTCGGGCTGGAGCGCTTGATCACACCGTTTCACTTCGATGCTATGAGCAAGCTGATCTTGATGACCTCCGGCGTGGTGACTTACGCTTACCTCACCGAGTTTTACATAGCATGGTTTAGTAACAACCAGTTCGAGCGGTTCCAGTTCTGGTTTAGACCGTTCGGGGAGTTCTGGATGGCGTTCTGGGGCATGACCTTCTGTAACTGTATCTTCCCACTGCTCCTCTGGGTTAAGTCCCTTAGGACTAATATCGCGTTCTTATTCGTGCTATCCATCTTTATCAACATAGGCATGTGGCTAGAGCGCTTTAATATCATCTTCCAGTCTCTGACGAGGGAGTTTATCCCTGCAGCATGGGGTGGTTATAACTTCTCATGGATAGAGGTCGGTATTACGCTTGGAGCGTTCGGGTGGTTCGGTATGTGGATGACCCTCTTTATTAAGTTCTTTCCATCGGTGGCTATAGTTGAGATTAAAGAGATCTTGCCACCGCCGATGAGGAACGCAGATGACGGGCACAGTCACGGCATGGCGACACACGCTAACGCGGGGCACTAAAAGGGATCTAAATATATGGTTGAATCTTCAAGTAGAGCTGTTGTTGGAATATTTACATTCATGGATGACGCCCTGAATGCGGTCAAGCAGGTGCAATCAGAGAAGTTTGATTATCGCCTCTATTCGCCAGTGCCGCGCCATGAGATTGAGGAGGTTACTTACCCGCAGAAGAGCCCGGTGCGGATAATATCGTTAACATGCGCCTTTATCGGTTGCTGCTGCGGTTTTGCACTAGCTATCCTATGTTCATTGGATTGGCCGATGAGAACTTCAGCCAAGAACATAGCATCAATTCCGGCCTTCTTCGTGCCTGGGTATGAGTGGACCATCCTGTTTGGAGGGCTCGGCACCCTGCTGGCGATCTTTATCTTTTGTAAGATCCCGAGCGTGCTCCGTACCGCAGGGTATGACCCCCGGTTTTCGCATGATAAGTTTGGAGTGGTTGTAGCTTGCACCGGTAATCAGGTAGAGGGTGTTAAAAAGCACCTTTTTGATTCTGGCGCAGATGAGGTTGACGTTAGGGATAGCTTGTAATTTGAGGTGAGGGAAGAATGAGCGTAGCTCGTTTTAATAAGATAAAAGCGGTTGTTGTAGTAGTAGTAGCTGGTCTACTCCTAACAGGTGAGGCGCTAGCGCTTCCTTTCAACGACGATATGGTGGACGTACAGAAGCGTACCGGTGCGATGATGCGTGACAAGGTTCCAGGCACCGTTGCAATCGGAATGTCGGACTACTACGTTGCATCAAGAGAGGCAGCAGAGAAGCTCACTAATCCTTTGCCAGGTGATGCCAATTCAATTGCGCATGGTAAGCGCTTATTTGCTATTAACTGCCTGCCGTGTCACGGCGATATCAGCAAGAAGCCTTATGCCCCTGGGCTAGTTGGAGCAAAGGCGCTCCAGACCCCCCCCGATCTGACCCTCGATATGTATAAAACGCGCAGTGATGCAAATATCTACGCTACGATCCATTTCGGAATCCGTCTTATGCCTGGCCACGGTTGGAAGCTCTCTCCAACAGAGCACTGGGATATCGTGAACTACGTTAAGAATCAGCAATCTGTAAATCAGTAAGGTTAATAATATGTCGCATGTACACACGGTTCCAGTAAGCATCGAGAAGGTGGTTGATGCTGGTCCGATATCTATCAAGACAAAAACCTACCTATACCTTTGGGCGATGATATATTTCGGAGTAGTAGTTTTTTCCTATAACCTGATGTTCGGTGATGCAGCCACCACCTGGGGCGCATTCTACGTCAATGCAGTTTACTTTCAGGGCTTAGCGCTTGGTGGAGTGATGACCACGGTTATCATGCAGATTGTGCGCGCAAAGTGGGGCGCTCCGGTACGACGCATCGCAGAGGCAAACGTAGCTTATCTACCCGTAGCGTTCGTGATGTTCCTTATCACCTATTTTGGGCGTGAGTACATATTTTACTGGGGTCGTCATCCGATGCCAGGGCGAGAGATGTGGATGGATCCTGAGTTCGTCTACGTACGTTTCTCAGTCCTGTTTTTCGCGCTCTATTTTATGATGGCGCGCTTTGTTGGACTCTCCCTACGTGGTGACGTTGGACTCGCTCGTGAGCGCGCCAAGGACGAAAGACGTTGGGATCTTCCGATTCACAGATTTCTTACGCGCGGTTGGAAAGGAGCTGAGCGTGAGGTTATTCCGCTGCAGCGTAAGATGTCGACGACAGCTCCAGTCATTGTATTTATGTACGCAATTATCGTGTCCTTATTTGCATTTGAGATGATCATGGGGCAGAACCAGACCTGGTTTTCGACCCTCTTCGGTGCATTTATCTTTATCAGCCAGATCTACATCGCCTGGGCCGGGCTGGCGCTTATGACGATGTACTTTGCAAGAAAGAAGAAAGCCTTCGGTGAATTAATTACCACACAGCAATTCTGGGATCTGGGCAAGCTTTGTCTGGGGTTCTGTATGTTGTGGGGATATATGTTCTGGTCGCAGTTTCTTACTCAGTGGTACGGCAATCTCCCTGAGGAGACACAGTGGATGATCCTCCGTACGCGGGAGTTCCCGTGGATGGGGTTGGCATGGGTTGTGTTCCCGATGTCTTTTATAATCCCATTTGTGGCGCTTTTAAGTCGTGATCTAAAGAAGAACCGCGTTACCTATGCAGTTGTCTGTGTGGTGCTTATGACCGGGGTGTGGCTCGATAGATACCTTATTATTATGCCAGAGATGAGCCCGAACTCAATTCCATTCGGACTTACTGAAATTAGCATTTTCATAGGGTTTCTAGGTGCTTACCTGCTTTGCATCAGGAGTTTTCTGAGCAAATACCCGTTTGTACCGATCTCTCATCCATTAACCCATGGAAGTAGGGAGTGGTAGGGTTGAATTACGCACGCAAAGCGTGCTACAAACTCACCTCTTAACTAGCGATTTTTTCGATTCCGGTTGTGATTTATGGCAGTTCCTAAAAAACGAACCTCCCGTTCAAAAAGAAATATGCGGCGTTCTCATCACGCCCTAACACGTACTTATGCTAATATCTGTCCAAAGTGTGCAGAGCCTGTACTTCCTCACCGTGCTTGCGGTGGCTGCGGAACATACCGCGGTAAAGTGGTTAGTGCAGAAAAAACGGCCGCCTAAATGGTGTCTGAGATATAACGCGTGACCTCCAAATCTGAGAGTCAGTCCAAAATGATGCTTCCTATAGCGCTCGATGCGATGGGGGGAGATCATGGCCCAAAGGTGGTGGTGCAGGGTGCAGTTGATGCAGCTCGTGCTACCGGTATTCCCTCGATCCTTGTAGGGGATGAGAAGCAGCTAAATGAGCTGCTCTCCACCTATCCCGATCTCTCCAATCTTCCTATCACTGTCCAGCACGCCTCGCAGGTAATCGGCATGGATGAGTCTCCAGGGCTTGCAATTCGTGGCAAGCAGGACTCCTCTATCCGCGTTGCGTTTGAGCTTGTAGCGGCAGGTAAGGCCTCAGCAGTGGTTAGCCCAGGTAACACCGGCGCTATTATGGCTGCAGGTGTGTTCGTTGGAGGAACGTTGCCAGGAATCGCACGACCCGCGATCGCCTCGCTTATTCCGAAGGGTGTCTCTGGAACCCCAACAGTACTCCTTGATTCCGGCGCTAATACGGGATGCCAAGCCTTCCAGCTCGTTCAATTTGCGTTGATGGGGCATCACTATGCAATGGCTGCGCTAGGGTGCGAGAAGCCCCGTATAGCCCTTCTTTCAAACGGGACGGAGCCAACCAAGGGTAACGATATTATCCGCTCGGCAGCAACGATGCTCTCAGAGGTAGAGGGGATTAACTTCATCGGTTACGTTGAGGGACGCGATATCGCACGCGATGTGGTGGACGTTGTAGTCTGCGACGGATTCGTAGGGAACATCGTTCTTAAGGCCATGGAGGGCAGTGTGGGCCTCGTTGTTGAGTCGGTTAAGGCTATGGTCGAGAAGAGCCTGCGTGCCAAGATAGGACTCTGGCTTGCAAAGCCAGTTCTTAAGAGCGTCTTTAAGGATAAGCTTGATCCCTCTGCCTATGGGGGAGCTCCGCTACTTGGGCTCGGCCAGATAGCTATTAAGTGCCACGGTTCATCCTCTAGTCGGGCTGTCATGAACGGCATCCGCGTAGCCCAGAAATTTGTGGATGAGGCGGTCATGGATAAGCTCAGTGTAGCCTTAAGCCACCTTGATGCGAAGGTAGGTGAGGTCGACCACGATGGCGGTAACGGATGGTCGCGTGTCTTTGAAAAAAAAGTGCGTGCTCCTAAGGATGAGAGGGCAGGGAAGGTTTCTACTGGAGGAGAAGATGACAGAAAATAAGAGAAAGATAGCCTTAGTCACCGGAGCATCGCGCGGAATTGGACGCGCCATAGCGTTAACGCTTGCTAAGCGCGGTGTGTATGTAATCGTAAACTACTCATCATCACCGGACGCCGCACAGCAGACCTTAGACGCAATCCGTGAGGTTGGTAGTGATGGAGAGTTGCGCCAGTTCCCAGTACAGGATAGCGCAGCGGTAGATACGGCCTTCACAGAGATCAAAGCCCAGCACGGACAGCTCGATATCCTGGTCAACAACGCAGGCATTTCGCGAGATGGACTTTTGCTACGCATGAAGGACGAAGATTGGATGGCAACCCTCGCCGTTAATCTTAACGGCTCGTTCTTCTGCGCGCGCGCAGCGGCGAAGCTCATGATTAGGTCCAGGTGGGGCCGTATAGTAAATATCAGCTCCGTTGTAGGAGAGATGGGTAACGCTGGACAGACTCCATACGTCTCATCAAAGGCCGGTATGATCGGCATGACGAAGGCGATGGCTAAGGAACTAGCCTCACGTAATATCACAGTTAACGCTATCACGCCGGGATTTATCGAGACCGATATGACCGCCACACTCGATGAGAAGCTTAAAGCGGAGCATATGAAAGCTATTCCGCTAGCCCGTTACGGACAGGCAGATGAGGTGGCTGAATTGGTTTCGTTCCTGGCATCCGATAGCGCGGCCTATATTACCGGACAGGTGATCGGGATTAACGGCGGGATGTATATGTAGTTGCCACGCAGCTACTATTCTCTTGTAGCTGCACAGAGTCGATAGAGCGCAGCACGGCGATATTTTTCGAATTGTGGCACGAAGCCAGCGCCCAATCTTGCGTCTTGCAGAACCTCGGCTTTGTTTAAAATGCCAGTTAGATCTCTAATAAATCTAAGGCATTCAGGGGTGCGCTTATAATTTTCTGGGGTTATATATTTTTCAAAGTAATAAAAGTTTCCCCTTAAGAGCGAGGTTTGCCCACTCATCGTTACCGGCTCCCACGAACTTCTTTCCTTGCACCACTTCCACTTTAAGTTGTGTTTATTAAGCAGAGCGGGATCTGGAGGAACATCTTTTTTGGCCTCCGGGTAGAGGATCCCCTCATGTTTAAGAAACTCTAGCGCCCTCTGCTGTAGTATATCCGAGCTAAGGGGGAGAGCCTGTAGAGGCACTGGAGGAAGGCATAAACTCTGCCCATCTTTAGGAGCTGGAATTACCTGGATGGGTACGGGTTTAAAGTTATTGACTAGTGAATTAAGGACACGGGTCATATTTACGATCTCGGTTAGGTCCTTCTCTGAGGGGACCCGGATACCGGCGCTAAAGGCTAGCTCGCCTGCTTTGGGTGGTAGATAGGCGTTCTCAATCTTTGTTAGACAGGTATCAGCTAGGCCGCCTAGTGCAAGCGTTTTAGCCCTCTTTAGTAGTGCAGAAAGGGAGTCTGCAATGTCCCTGGTCCCTGAGTTGCTTGGAAGGCCGAGTGCATCATTAAGCACGTTGATATCATATATAGATGGATTGTATGGCCCTGGCCCAGAGTCTCGGTTCCTACTGGATTTGTCATTTTCTTGCCGCATATCCCCTCCATATCCCCTCGATATCTTCTCTCTGGCCCTATTCTTAATCGTTATGGTGCCAGATTAAGAGGATGTTTCCCAATATATCACCCAAAAGATGAGTTTCAGCTCTAAAAGGGGGTGTTTAGCCTAAGGGTACCCCTGCGCGATGACTATATGGCCTCTATAACTACTTATTATTAGGTAGTAGTAGTATAGTTAAGCCTCAACCTCTTGACTATTAGTCCCTGGTCTAATTAGATTCGGGTCTATTCGACGTTCGAGGTCAGAGGCCTTCTGAAAGAGGCTTGTTTGAGATCGAGGGTAGGGCTTGAATGAGATATCTTTCAGGCGACAGCCTTCGAAGTATGACCAAGTCGATTCGTCGTAAATTTATTAAAGTACCATTTAGGAGAACGGTTCCATGGCAACACCTGAAGAGATTTCAGAGCGCGTTAAGTCGATTATTGTAGACCAACTTGGTGTCAGCCTGGAGGAAGTTACTCCACAGGCCTCATTCATTGAGGACCTTGGTGCAGATTCTCTCGATATCGTTGAGTTGATTATGGCCCTCGAAGAGGAATACGAGATGGAGATTCCAGACGAGGACGCTGAGAAGATCCAGACCGTTGATGATGTAACTAAGTACATCCAGTCAAAGAACTAACTGATGCGAGCATATAAAGTTCATCCTTCATAGTAGAGATGAATTTGGTATGCTCTAGGGACCCTTCGAGGTCCCTTTTTTGTTCGTACATTCCGGAGTTTTTAGATGAGCGCCACAACACCATCGTATGAGTCCCGTAGCAGAAAGCTGAATGAAGTTGACCCTGAGATCTACAACCTAATCCAACGGGAAACGGAGCGCCAGGAGTACGGGCTTGAGATGATCCCAAGCGAGAACTTCGTCAGCGAGGCGGTGCTCGAAGCGATGAGCTCTGTACTGACTAATAAATACGCTGAGGGGCAACCTGGAAAGCGCTACTACGGGGGATGTCAGGTTGTTGATGAGGTTGAAAACCTTGCAAGCGCACGAGCGTGCGAGCTCTTCGGTGCTGATTTTGCAAACGTACAGCCGCACTCAGGTGTGCAGGCTAATCAGGCCGTGTTTGAGGCCTTCCTTAAGCCAGGCGATACCTTTATGGGATTGCGCCTTGATCAGGGTGGACACCTTTCGCACGGCAGTCCCGTAAATTTTTCTGGTCGGCACTATAACGTAATTGGATACGGTTTGCGGCCATCGGACTGTCTAATCGATCCCGAGCAGGTCAGGTCACTCGCGCATCAACATAAGCCGAAGCTCATTATCGCAGGTGCTACAGCGTACTCCAGAAAGATCGATTGGAAGCTCTTCCGTGAAGTAGCAGATGAGGTTGGGGCTATTTTGATGGCAGATATCGCGCACTATTCTGGGCTGATCGCTGGGGGTGCATATCCATCACCAGTCAATTATGCCGATATCGTGACAACCACCACGCATAAAACTCTACGAGGTCCACGCTCAGGCATGGTGATGGGCAGGGAGATCCATCGCAAGGCGATCAATAAAGCCATCTTCCCTGGACTACAGGGTGGACCGCACATGCATACGATCGCTGCCAAGGCGGTTATGTTTAAGGAGGCACTTTCTCCTGATTTTAAGATCTATGCGGCGCGAGTTGTTGAGAATGCGCAAGCTCTCTCTGATGCTCTGATCAAACGTGGCTTACAGGTAGTATCTGGTGGAACCGATAGCCACATGCTTGTGGTAGATCTGCGTCCAGTCGGTGTAACAGGTAAGGTAGGAGAGGAGACCTTGGATAGTGTTGGAATAACCGGCAATAAAAATACGGTTCCCTTTGATCCGCAGCCACCAGCTATCTGTAGCGGTGTGCGACTTGGAACTCCAGCCCTGACAACTCGCGGTATGGGGGTAAAAGAGATGGAACAGATAGCGGCTTTTATCCTAGAGGCGCTTAGAAACGTAGGAAATGAGGGTAACTTGAACTCGATACACAGTCGGGTACAGGAGCTCAGCAAGGGCTTTCCACTCTATAAGCATCGTCTCGTATCGTAGGAAAGAGTAAAAAGCATGTTCTGTCAAAAATGCAACTCTGAAAAAACATCTGTAACCGATTCACGCAGCGACGCTGGGGCTATTCGCCGTAGGCGTGAATGCCAAGATTGTGGCTTTCGCTTTACAACCTACGAAAGGGTTGAGCTTATCTTGCCAGTTGTCATCAAAAAGGATGGTCGTCGCGAGATTTTTGATCGCGAGAAGATCTTGGGTGGATTCAGACGAGCCTGCGAGAAGCGCCCTGTAAGTACTGAGGCGATCCATGCAGCGGTTGAAACGGTCGAAAAACGGGCGCAGGAGCTATGCCTAAAAGAGGTCGATAGCCGTGTCGTGGGTGAAGCCGTTATGGATGAGCTACGAAAACTCGATAAGATAGCATATGTGCGATTTGCCTCGGTATATCGTGAGTTCTCAGATGTAAATCAATTCGTTGATGCGCTGCAGAGCCTTGGAACACCAGGTAATGACGCCGAGACCGACAAGCAGATCGGCAACGGATAGCTCTGGAAATCTCATGGCTGTAACAATTAGTCATGCGGCAGATCCATTACCACTTGATTCATTTGAAGATGTGCTAGCCGACTTTAAGAGCGGTAAGGGCGTAATCGTTGTTGATGATAACGACCGCGAGAATGAGGGCGATATATTTTTTGCAACGGAGGCAGTCACGGCAGAGTCAGTCGCCTTCCTTATGACAGAGGCGCGTGGACTAATCTGCGTTAGTGTAGCCGGGGATATCGCGCACCGTCTAAACCTGCCCCTACAGGTGCTCAATAACAACTCCCAATTCCAGACCCCCTTTGCCATCAGCCTTGATCATAGAGACGTTGTGCCGTTCGGTGTAACCGCGGCAGCGCGCGCCTATACCATGCGCAAGATGATAGAGCCTGAGGCTTGCGCTAGTGACTTCGTTAGCCCCGGGCATGTATTTCCTCTTATAGCTAATGAAGCCGGGGTGCTGGGGCGCAAGGGGCATACTGAGGGGGTATTTGATCTAGCGCGTCTGGCAGGAATAACCCCCTCTGGAATCCTCTGTGAGATACTAAACGCCGACGGTAGTATGGCGCGCGGGGCGCAGCTATTAGATTTTGCACGTAAGCATGGGCTCCGTATCACTAGCATCGAAGCGATCCGTAACTACAGGACCCTTAATGAGATAGCGGTGCGACAACTTAGTACAGGCGAGGTTACAACCGACTTTGGACCATTTCAGGCCACCGTATATGCAGATGATGTTGGTGGGAAGGAGCACCTGGCCCTTATACGGGGGGATCTAGCGGCGATGCCGACCTCGTATGCGCCCCTTGTTAGGCTACATTCAGAGTGTCTGACAGGGGATGTCTTCGGGAGCCGCAGATGTGATTGTGGGCAGCAACTCGCCGGCGCGATGCAGCTAATAGTGCAGGAGGGCGCCGGAATTATCCTCTACCTAAGGCAGGAGGGGCGTGGAATAGGGCTTGAGAATAAGGTCAGGGCCTATCAGTTGCAGGATCAGGGGCTCGATACCGTAGAGGCTAATCTGGAGCTTGGATTCGAGGCGGATGAGAGGGAGTTTGCGGTCGGAGCGCATATGTTATTGTCGATGGGAATTCGTGCAATTAGGCTTATTACGAACAACCCCCAGAAGGGCGAGGAGCTTGAGTGGTGTGGTATCTCAATAGTTGAGCGAGTTCCTATGATTGCGGCACCGGATCCGTGTAGCGCGCATTATCTCCGTACAAAACGGGATAAGATGGGGCATGTGTTGTAGAGGATGAGAGCTGCGTGAAATCTAGACGTTTATGCCGCGAGGCGGCGCTGCAGGCGCTCTATCAATGTGATACTCTGGGCGATTTCTCACTAGTGAGATTTGAAACCTTTCTGGCGCATTTTCAGCTGCAGAATAATCTCGACTCAGAGGAGGAGGGTGAGGAGGAGAGTAAGGGCATTCAGGTAGATCAATTTTGCCGTGAGCTAGTCATGGGAGTTATCGAACACTTAAGCTTTATCGACGAGCAGATAACCCTCGCCTCCGTTCACTGGAGCCTGAAACGTATGGCCAGGGTCGATCGGAATATCCTTAGAGTAGCGACCTATGAGCTAGCCTTTCGGCAGGATGTGCCAGTAAAGGTCAGTATTAACGAGGCAATCGA includes these proteins:
- the nrdR gene encoding transcriptional regulator NrdR, whose protein sequence is MFCQKCNSEKTSVTDSRSDAGAIRRRRECQDCGFRFTTYERVELILPVVIKKDGRREIFDREKILGGFRRACEKRPVSTEAIHAAVETVEKRAQELCLKEVDSRVVGEAVMDELRKLDKIAYVRFASVYREFSDVNQFVDALQSLGTPGNDAETDKQIGNG
- the acpP gene encoding acyl carrier protein, yielding MATPEEISERVKSIIVDQLGVSLEEVTPQASFIEDLGADSLDIVELIMALEEEYEMEIPDEDAEKIQTVDDVTKYIQSKN
- the nusB gene encoding transcription antitermination factor NusB; this encodes MKSRRLCREAALQALYQCDTLGDFSLVRFETFLAHFQLQNNLDSEEEGEEESKGIQVDQFCRELVMGVIEHLSFIDEQITLASVHWSLKRMARVDRNILRVATYELAFRQDVPVKVSINEAIEIAKRFSAPEAPTFINGVLDKIVANLPKRSAIPA
- the ribA gene encoding GTP cyclohydrolase II, with amino-acid sequence MAVTISHAADPLPLDSFEDVLADFKSGKGVIVVDDNDRENEGDIFFATEAVTAESVAFLMTEARGLICVSVAGDIAHRLNLPLQVLNNNSQFQTPFAISLDHRDVVPFGVTAAARAYTMRKMIEPEACASDFVSPGHVFPLIANEAGVLGRKGHTEGVFDLARLAGITPSGILCEILNADGSMARGAQLLDFARKHGLRITSIEAIRNYRTLNEIAVRQLSTGEVTTDFGPFQATVYADDVGGKEHLALIRGDLAAMPTSYAPLVRLHSECLTGDVFGSRRCDCGQQLAGAMQLIVQEGAGIILYLRQEGRGIGLENKVRAYQLQDQGLDTVEANLELGFEADEREFAVGAHMLLSMGIRAIRLITNNPQKGEELEWCGISIVERVPMIAAPDPCSAHYLRTKRDKMGHVL
- a CDS encoding serine hydroxymethyltransferase, with product MSATTPSYESRSRKLNEVDPEIYNLIQRETERQEYGLEMIPSENFVSEAVLEAMSSVLTNKYAEGQPGKRYYGGCQVVDEVENLASARACELFGADFANVQPHSGVQANQAVFEAFLKPGDTFMGLRLDQGGHLSHGSPVNFSGRHYNVIGYGLRPSDCLIDPEQVRSLAHQHKPKLIIAGATAYSRKIDWKLFREVADEVGAILMADIAHYSGLIAGGAYPSPVNYADIVTTTTHKTLRGPRSGMVMGREIHRKAINKAIFPGLQGGPHMHTIAAKAVMFKEALSPDFKIYAARVVENAQALSDALIKRGLQVVSGGTDSHMLVVDLRPVGVTGKVGEETLDSVGITGNKNTVPFDPQPPAICSGVRLGTPALTTRGMGVKEMEQIAAFILEALRNVGNEGNLNSIHSRVQELSKGFPLYKHRLVS
- the fabG gene encoding 3-oxoacyl-[acyl-carrier-protein] reductase, which translates into the protein MTENKRKIALVTGASRGIGRAIALTLAKRGVYVIVNYSSSPDAAQQTLDAIREVGSDGELRQFPVQDSAAVDTAFTEIKAQHGQLDILVNNAGISRDGLLLRMKDEDWMATLAVNLNGSFFCARAAAKLMIRSRWGRIVNISSVVGEMGNAGQTPYVSSKAGMIGMTKAMAKELASRNITVNAITPGFIETDMTATLDEKLKAEHMKAIPLARYGQADEVAELVSFLASDSAAYITGQVIGINGGMYM
- the plsX gene encoding phosphate acyltransferase PlsX, producing the protein MMLPIALDAMGGDHGPKVVVQGAVDAARATGIPSILVGDEKQLNELLSTYPDLSNLPITVQHASQVIGMDESPGLAIRGKQDSSIRVAFELVAAGKASAVVSPGNTGAIMAAGVFVGGTLPGIARPAIASLIPKGVSGTPTVLLDSGANTGCQAFQLVQFALMGHHYAMAALGCEKPRIALLSNGTEPTKGNDIIRSAATMLSEVEGINFIGYVEGRDIARDVVDVVVCDGFVGNIVLKAMEGSVGLVVESVKAMVEKSLRAKIGLWLAKPVLKSVFKDKLDPSAYGGAPLLGLGQIAIKCHGSSSSRAVMNGIRVAQKFVDEAVMDKLSVALSHLDAKVGEVDHDGGNGWSRVFEKKVRAPKDERAGKVSTGGEDDRK